The genomic stretch CACGGGGAGGGAGCTCAGGTGAGAAGGTGCCCACTGGAGCCTGATAGACTAGGAAGGGGTTACAGCGTCAGTGTTTGTATTCCAGATGATGCCAGGTGTGGCAAGATAGGGGATCTCAGGTGAGCTGCTGACTgaagtgcccagtgcccactggagCCTATGACCCCTGGGCTGGTAAAGGGTTACAGTGTCATTGTTTGTATCCTGGAAGATCAGGGGAGCTCAGGTGAGGCTCAGAGCTTCTCCAGGCTCTTGGGGTTGGTGAGGATCTCCCTTGCCAGCCTCCAGGTCTGCTTGGCGGCGTTCTCCAAGGCGGAGTGGGGTTTGCCCTGGAAGAGGTCCAGATTGGGCAGGAAATAGTGCGGGCACCTCCGACACTGAAGGCAGGAGATGAGCTGCAGCAGGATACCATTGAGCCGGTCCCCCAGGCACGACTCGTCCCAGTCCGACTCCCTGGGGTGCTTCTCGCACTCGTAGGAGACCAGAGTCTTCATGTGGTAGTTATTGAGGGGCTGGCCGGGCAGCTCCAGGTGCCGATCTCGTAGGGTCTTCAGCAGTGACAGGCACTTCTTCCTGCAGCCACCAAGCTGCAGCCGGTTCTCTGCTTCAGCGAACTGCAGCACCCAGGCATCGCTCTCCGCCGAGCTCTGCTTGCCTGCCAGGGTATGGCACTCCTTGGACAGCAGGTTGAACCCCTCAGCCTTGACCTCAGCTACCCGGTTAGGTCCAGGCCAGGGGATGTGGGGCAAGGGCCAGTGGGCAGCACTGCGAGGCCAGATGCCAGTGCATTTGAAAGCTGGAGTGATCTGCACCACATATCTGTCCCTGATCCTCAGCTTCACCTCACTGGTGTCTGCCACCATCTTCACCACGTCCCTGTAGCTGCACTTATCCACCGCCTGGGCCACCAGGGTCTGGAACCTGGACCTGATCTTTCGGGCTGACAGGTAGCCAGAGGCCGTGATGAACTCCACCCAGAGGGACATGCTCCTCTTGCGACCGTCGCTTAGCTTCAGCACCGCACAGCCCGGCAGGGAGCCGTCATCTACGAAGTTGAAGACGCCCATCTGGTTCAGGTAGAGGACCACCTCGAACTCGGTGGGTGAGATGACCTCCAGGCCCTCATAGCGGTTGTCCATCTCGTTGAGGgagctgatgaagcggggttcctGCACCTCCACCTCTTTGAGGACATCAGAGACCACCTTACACACCTCCCGGATGGTTTTGGAGATGGCCGCCTTCCTGGCCTGGCACTTCTCGTTGTAGTACTTGTTGAGGTGGTAGACCAGCTTGGCCTGGGCCGCGATCATGTTGGGGCAGAGATCCGGATTGTACACCGGAGTCTCGCAGTAAGCCGACGGATCCAAGGCGGCTGCTGGGGAAGGAGCCAACTTTAAAGAGAAAAGGAGTCCTTGGCAAGAATGAAGTGGGCTCCTTGGCCGGGTAGTTGGGCTTCTAGCGGTCCAGTGTCTGCTTACAGGCTGCCTGTGGATGGCATGAAGTTGAAAGCTGCATGGAAGATGACaagatgcctcctcctcctccagctgtAATGGTGAGACAGAAGGGGGAGGTTAGgccaggggaggggggctgtaagTCCAGTGTGCAGCTATTCCTGGAGATAGTGTGCGCTGGCCCTGAGCTGGTGGTGTTACACTGTACGCTATGTATGGATGGAGGCTGCTGCTGATGGTGTGTACTGGAGCCCTGCTCATGCTCTCGTCTGGGAATTATAAAGGGAGGGCTAGGCAAGCGGCCAATCGCCATCAGGAGAGTCTCCGCCTTCAGCTGTAAGCAGTGTCACCCCCTCCCCAAAATCTCTGCTTCTCTCTGTGTGTGGAAGGGAAGATATGAGGACTGGCATTCTGAGATCTAGCTAGACACTCTCTCACTATTGGACTTGACCTGCTGccctctgcaccccccccccccccccccaaccctacTGCACAGGCTCCCTGCATCACATCCACACACCATTATAGCACAGGCTCCCTGCATCACATCCACACACCATTATAGCACAGGctccctgcttcacatacacaccTCTATCGCACAGGCTCCCTGCATCACATACACACCTCTATAGCACAGGCTCCCTGCATCACATGCACACCTCTATAGCACAGGCTCCCTGcattacatacacatcactatagCACAGTCTCCCTGCATCACATACACACCATTATAGCACAGGCGCCCTGCATCACATGCACACCTCTATCGCAGGCTCCCTGCATCACATACACATCACTATAGCACAGGCTCCCTGCATCACATACACACCTCTATAGCACAGGCTCCCTGCATGCATCACATACACACCACTATAGCACAGGCACCCTGCATCATATACACACTATTATAgcacaggctccctgtatcatatAGACACCACTATAGCACAGGCTCCCTGCATCACATACACACCTCTATAGCACAGGCTCCCTGCATCACATACACACTATTATAGCACAGGCTCCCTGCATCACATACACACCTCTATAGCACAGGCTCCCTGCATCACATAGACACCACTATAGCACAGGCTCCCTGCATCACATACACACCTCTATAGCACAGGCTCCCTGCATGGATCACATACACACCACTATAGCACAGGCACCCTGCATCATATACACACTTATAgcacaggctccctgtatcatatAGACACCACTATAGCACAGGCTCCCTGCATCACATACATGCCACTATAGCACAGGCTCCCTGCATCACATACACGCCACTATAGCACAGGCTCCCTGCATCACATACACACCTCTATAGCACAGGCTCCCTGCATCACATACACACTATTATAGCACAGGCTCCCTGCATCACATACACATCTCTATAGCACAGGCTCCCTGCATCACATAGACACCACTATAGCACAGGCTCCCTGCATCACATACACATCACTATAGCACAGGCTCCCTGCATCACATACACACCTCTATAGCACAGGCTCCCTGCATCACATACACACCTCTATAGCACAGGCTCCCTGCATCACATACACACCTCTATAGCACAGGCTCCCTGCATCACATACACATCACTATAGCACAGGCTCCCTGCATCGCAAACACGCCACTATAGCACAGGCTCCCTGCATCGCATACACACCACTATAGCACAGGctccctgcatcacacacaccacTATAGCACAGGctccctgcatcacacacaccacTATAGCACAGGCTCCCTTCATCACATACACACCTCTATAGCACAGGCTCTCTGCATCACATACACACCACTATAGCACAGGCTCCCTGCATCACATACACATCACTATAGCACAGGCTCCCTGCATCACATACACACTATTATAGCACAGGCTCCCTGCATCACATATACACCACTATAGCACAGGCTCCCTGCATCACATACGCAATATTATAGCACAGGTTCCCTGCATCACATTCATGCCACTATAGCACAGGCTCCCTGCATCACATCCATGCCACATAGCACAGGCTCCCTGCATCACATGCAAACCACTATAGCACAGGCTCCCTGCATCACATACACACCACTATAGCACAGGCTCCCTTCATCACATACACACCACTATAGCACAGGCTCCCTTCATCACATACACACCACTATAGCACAGGCTCCCTTCATCACATACACGCCTCTATAGCACAGGCTACCTGCATCACAGACACCACTATAGCACAGGCTCCCTGCATCACATACACACCTCTATAGCACATGCTCCCTGCATCACATACACACCACTATAGCACAGGCTCCCTGCATCACATGCACACCTCTATAGCACAGGCTCCCTGCATCACATACACACTATTATAGCACAGGctccctgcatcacacacacctCTATAGCACAGGCTCCCTGCATCACATACACACCTCTATAGCACAGGCTCCCTGCATCACATACACACCACTATAGCACAGGCTCCCTGCATGACGTTCACACTATTATAGCATAGGCTCCCTGCATGACGTTCACACTATTATAGCACAGGCTCCCTGCATCACATACACACCTCTACAGCACAGGCTCCCTGCATCACATCCATGCCACTATAGCACAGGCTCCCTGCATCACATCCAAGCCACTATAGCACAGGCTCCCTGCATCACATACACACCACTATAGCATAGGCTCCCTGCATCACATACACACCTCTATAGCACAGGCTCCCTGCATCACATACACACCACTATAGCACAGGCTCCCTGCATCACATACACACCACTATAGCACAGGCTCCCTGCATCACATACACACCACTATAGCATAGGCTCCCTGCATCACATACACACCTCTATAGCACAGGCTCCCTGGTTTTCATACACACCACCCCCCATATGCCTGTAAACAGATTAGGTTGTCTGCAGATTTCAAACGGGCGTGATGTGTCAATTAAATATAGTTTAAGGAGCAATGTAATGCAGGGCGAGTGCAGACGGGGGCTGGTAGGAGCATCAGCTGATGTCTGTAATATGTGGCATTCGTATAGGATCTCATTGGCGACAGCTCGGGGAAGCCCTGAGTGACAGCTTGTGTTTTGTGTTGCTGCTGCTACCACATCAGTGATCAGGTAGTCGGAGTACATCCTAATTGGGCTGCCTGTTGGTGTGACTGTTGCATGTGATGCACTCCTGTGCACAGGGCTGGAGGAGTGGCATTACCAGATCGCTGGACTGTCACAGCAGTGTTGATCTTTAGGATATGCTGCTATTGATGCTATACGAGAAGTCAAGTCACcagtgcctgcctgcctgcctgtagCCCAGCTGATGGAGGCTGTATGATGTCCTCGCCTGTCTCACCGAGCCTGCCTCCGGGCGGCTGGGCATCAATGCTGGGAGTCTGGGACTGACTAGTGCGGCTGCTGGGGTCATTAGATCGATCGCATTAGTGTGCACCTGGGGCCATGGCTGGAGGGTTAACACTAGTATGTATCTGGGTTTATTGCTGGAGGGATCACACTAGTGTGCACCTGGGGTCCTTGCTGGAGTGGTCGCACTAGTGTGCACCTGGCTGGGGATCAGTCCTTGCTGGAGGGATCGCACTAGTGTGCACTTGGGATCGTCGCTGGAGTGTGCACCTGGGGTCAATTATTGCTGAACGGGTCACACTAGTGTGCACCTGGGGTCAACGCTGGAGGGGTCGTACTACTGTGCACCTGGGGTCATCGCTGGAGGGGTCGCACTACTGTGTACCTGGGGTCATCGCTGGAGGGGTCGCACTACTGTGTACCTGGGGTCATCGCTGGAGGGGTCGCACTACTGTGTACCTGGGGTCATCGCTGGAGGGGTCGCACTAGTGCGCCTGGGGTGCTTGCTGCAGGGTTCGCACTAGTGTGTACCCGGGGTCATCTCTGGAGGGGTCGCACTAGTGTGCACCTGGAGTCTTGTGCTCCAGACGTGATTTTCCTACATAAAGTTTATCTCGGGGTTTACTTTAAGCAGTGATGTACCAAATATCCTATCTAGCTATCTAGCTATCTACATAGATAACATGAGCTGACACGAGCTGCAATGATAGTACAGCGGGGTATGTCAATCTCTTGCTACGAGGTCACAGTTGCACAATAGACCTGGACGGTGCGCACTCCCGCGTACCTAGTCTCAGACTGCGCGCGCACGTCATGGACTCGCTTGCGCCATACATCAGCTCTGTAGTAGCAGCGTGTACTGTATCCGGAGCGCTCATGTCCGTGGCGCAGCCGCGCGCAGTCACTGTGTTCTGGAGATCTGGCCGTGTATATAGGTGTCAGCGCACACATGTGACTGCTGGACCCGGCGGCCCCTCTGCCGAGCACAGCTCCCCGTCTCCTAGCAACCGGCAGCGGTGTTTAACCCTAACCTCTCTGCAGGTCTGCTATTACTACTGTCAGTTCTCCATGCTGTGTATTACTATCCTTCTGCAACATGTGCAGCCCCTTTATGTGTCCTGATTGTATTTTCATATCCCTAAATAAAAATTCCAGAATCAGCAATGATCTTATCACCATAGCAGCAATAATTATAAtgtgtaaatatttaaatagtaGTATAATTAACAATTAttattaaaatgatttaaactaCAGCTATATAAGACTGGCATTAAAAACaggtaatggaaaaaaaaaatactgtttaaTTTCCCCCTTCATAATTTCCTTTggattcctgtttttttttttcctttgttaaaATTACTACAAACTGCTATCTACAAAGTAGATCTTTatatatgcatttatttttaattgtGTTTATAAATGACTGATTTTTATATCAGATTGAATATATTGCTATAAATTGGTGTTTAGgtactttattattttttattactaaTGATAATcatatggactttttttttttttaaatacagagcATCTCTTAGAATAAAAATACAGTATCCATTAGTATTTTATTTGCTAGATAAATCAAATTGTACACCACTCTACTCTTCAAGTGTTCGCCTTAGTGAAAAGTTGCTTGCAAAATTCGAAATCTGTAATTCCACTGCCTGGAGCCAATTTtgcctggttgcctagcaacccctCCATTATAGCACAGCAAATGTCATATGAAGTCATTTTATGAAATAGAAAACAAATGGGAAGGAATGGCtcccagctatttttttttttttttttttgcatattgtaTTTGTGTAAAGGCAACTTTCATTGCAGATCATATAAACGGGGGAGCAAAACTAAAATGATAGTAGATGGCACGACAGTAAATGTATAGATAGGAAAATAaaactgttctgtctgtctgattGCTAAACGGATGCAAATACCGTATTCTGTTAACTCAGCATCAATTCACACATAATGATATGCATTGTTTATCAACTATTACACTTCAGCTGCCTAGCAAAATGTAAATATTGTTTGCCCATTAAAAGTCCTATAAGAGAAGTGGGAGAaagcaggcacacacatgcatgtgTACACTTTCCCCACACTACAACAATAGCTGGGGATTGTGTCGGACCCGGGGAGCTCTGCAAAAGGAAACAATTAAGAGAGGCGAGGGTGGCAAAGGTCACCCTGTAGGCAGGAATACAATAAGTGAACAGAATTTTGTGTGGACTAGAATTCCGGCAGTGCCAGATTGCCTAAACTTAAGTTTCACCTGGTGGCCATTACTGTTGTGTGTAGCTTTGTTTTTCTGAGCTTTATTAGTAcatacagacttttttttttaaacaagttttATTGGAAAGGCTACAAAATTACAGTGTACGTGTGCTACATCAAGAATGTAAATAGTACTAAGCAAGAGTGGTAAGCCAAATAAAATGCAACTAGGACTACAAGTAAATCAGTAAAGTATGCAATGGCTAGAGCCATAATAGATATTCAAGGTGACAGACATTTCTTTAAATTCAGTTTCTCAAAAACATCGTACAATaggcttatattattttttacatattttttaatGTTCTGTCTGTAGTCAAAGATTTGTGATAagtgttatttttttaatactaAGTTTATATATTGTACAATAACTTCTCTTATCAGTTTTGTAATTTGACTGCAGTTTGCCAGAATCTGtcaaatactgtttttttatttttttcccttttgactTGATAGATTGTTGCACTTGTGAATAAGAGAATGCTTTTTATTTGCCACAATTGTATCTTCATAAAAAGTAtcagatcaaaaaaaaaaaaaaatcagatcttcACACTGGATTAAAATTTCACACCAACGTATCTGTCAGTGTGAAATTTAGCCGTGGGCATCCGTAGACCTTGTGCTGCTCACTTTACCGGGCAAAAGCCATATGTgtttaaattagaaaaaaaaatggattttgtTTTTCTGAGGAGCTAGATGAGTGATTTTGTTGTGCCTCGAGACAGAAGAATACAAAAATATAAACCTAATTAATTGCGCCTCTTCTGCAGGCATTTTCCTTTCTCACTTGCAATATGGAATGCTTGTCAGCTTTTCTGATGAATGAGTGTCCTTCATTTGCATAGTTTTCACATTAACACAAAAATTACTTTTATTTGAATGAAATCTACTTTACATAATGATAGACAAAAATGAATTTCAAGCAGGGGCCCAGCACTTTCCTCCTGCCATTttattttaggaaaaaaaataaaacaaaacaagctTTAAGAAAATAAGATAAATAATTGCTTATTATTAGCTtagagtttttttatttttatttattttttattttttgtacagttccAACATCTTAGTGCTTTTGAGGGTGTGCAGTACCTTTCAAGCCATCCACATTTCCAAGGGAACTCGCAATGTAATATCCCAAGGGAATATGCAGTATATCCAGACCACTTTGGTCATATTCTAGTTAAACTACCagtatgcaaaataaaaaaaaaatagtcacaaTTTCTCATGGCGCTGTGCAGTGTAAGCTATGAGCACCAGACAAGTAATACACATATAGAAATTCTTTCTGGTGAAAAACATACAGTAAAAGGCAAAATATGTGCATGCAAGAATAACGACGCTATCAATGAAAAAAACTTTGCCAGTAAAATTCAGTGGCCTAATTGTTTGAGAAGTTATTACTCTTGCCTCTATTTGCTCTAGATGACTTTTTTGTTGTATTAGTTTGAATCCACTAGCTATGATTGCTTGTCACGTGAACGTAGGTAAGAGTAAGTCTTTCTTCTTTAGTGAATCAGCTCCCTGGAGGGATAACAAATTTGAAACCACAGGTAAGGAAAATGTGTAAGTTTTTGTTATAAGGTGACTGTGTTCCTTGTCAGTtcttggaggaggaagcagcgctggctGATGACTTTATTTCTGTAACATCTCCAAGTCGCTTATTACTCTACAGATAGCAAATATTAAGTTGTGCTGTTCCTGATAGTGGCAAATGAAACGATCTGTAAGAACGTTGCACAATTTTATCAAGTGTGTTGTGTTTTATTTAGGAGATGTAATAATACATGTTTAGTGTACCTGCTATCTACCACTACAGGACACAACTGTAACATTTTCACTTAGAATCACATTAATAACATTTTGCTATGGCTGTTGCAGATGCAGTGGGTAGATGCATGTTTGTAGTACAGCGATAGGAACCTAACGGCAGACATGTTTTGCTTGCTACTTTTTAGAAGCTGGGACACAGTGGGTGCCGGCTGTCAGAGCTCAGCTAATGATGACAAATGCCCCACTAGATGCAGATTGTAGTGCTTGCAGGCAGCTCTCAAAGTCAGCCAGATTACCTTCTTTCAGATAGTAATTTAACCTTCTAAACTCTTATGTCACGTAGAAATTACTGCGCCTAATAGTTAGCATCCATAGCGTTTATTTTGTAAAAGGAACAAAGGCATATCATTTTCAaggacaaaaaaaatattttcttttatcTCACTTTTCGTACATGTAAGCTGTTTTTAAATGTAATCTGCCTATTAGAAACCTACATTGATCTGTACATTTTCTGCTTGTGCTCTTTATCAACGTTTTGTAAAATAAATAGTCTAGTTTAGCCATACTCCTATTTATGATGGCTATTCAGACAATATCTATTATGGGTTTAAACCATGTATTGGGTTACTTAACGCAATGATCAATGTATCGTTAGAAAATAAAAAGCACATGTAGCTGTTAGTTAAAGGGCAACCgttgtgagaagaatatggaggctgccatatttatttccttttaaataataccagttgcctggcagccctgctgatctatttgactgcagtagtgtctgaacaccagaaacaagcatgcagctaatcttgtcagatgtgacaatgatGTCAAAATTccctgatcagctgcatgcttgttcagggtctatggctaaaagtattagaggcagatgatcagcaggacagccaggcaatgtgaatttttttaaaaggaaataaatatgtcagcctccatagccctcttgttACGTAAGCAAACCTTTGCTTATTACAGACATCAAATAAGTGTGACACTGCATCTTGCAGAAAGAAACATGCATACCCCGGGACATTGATCAGCCAAAACTTTCAAACTACCTGCTCGGTATTGTGTAGTTTCACTTTGTGCTGCCAAAACAGGTGTGACCTATTCAGATATGGATTCCACAAGACCTTTGCAggggtattatgctgggaatacacgtttcgttttttgccttcgtttaaaccttcgtttcgattgtgccttttgtccttttcaatcctgaaataatcgatcgtacggttaatatcaccacccacggtttcggtttttttttcgattctgatggtttcgtttttccaatgatcgaaggctgcaaagaaacgaaacgtagtacagggacggacggcataaacgaatatataatcgatctgaagagccatcaagcctaccaatggctcgattagatggataaagagagataatatcaaacatgttcgatcactagtcgttcgtttttggggtctattaatcgaaactataatgagattatgactattttcacatacgttttcaacactcgattcgtttaccgaacgaatcgaaggctaaaacgaaggcaaaaacgaaacgtgtattcccagcattaggcaccAACTCATTAGCAGCAGATAAGTCCTTTAAGTTTAAGATTGGACCTCCATGGATTGTATTCTTtgttccttatttatttatttattgtatttataaagcgccaacatattacgcagcgctctgTGCATCAATGATCCTTGGACACCCATGGTACTATCACTAGTTCCACAGTTGTAAGACTCTTGGTAGGCACTGATCACTGTATACCAGGAACATGTCACATGACCTGCCATTTTGCAATTGCTCTGACCCTGTCTTCTACCCATAAGAATTAGCACTTACCAAAGTCACTCAGATCCTTAGTTTTTATGCATTTCACCTTCAAGGACTAACTTACCACCTATCCCACCCTCCCTGCCAGTGTAACAAGAGAATTTCATTCTTCTTAATGTTGTGGCCCATCAGTAGATATTTGAACAGTTAGTTCAGGGTTTTGTTTTCCTCTTGCATAAGTAAAACTTCAGGCttctttaggatttccataaattgtcctaaaaaagtttattttgtccataaaggttatcatgctgtggctaatcattTAGAGCAGCAAGGAAAttttgagtttagttccactgcaAGTGTACGAATCAATTTAGCTTGTGCAAGAGAGGTTTTGAGAGGGatttttttagtgaatgtggaaatccccccctccccccccccccccccccccaaaaaaaaaaaaattgcttcactTCCATACAGGACCTGGTGTGTTTAAACATATGTAAATTCAGTCTGCTGTCtgagtgtttttgttttgttttttttctgatgcagaGTGTATCTTAACCAAATATAGTAAAAGGCATTTGCCTATTCAGTTACTGTTCAGATTAATGTTGTCCTTTAAATGGTTAAATTATGCTGGTAAAAATATTCTTGCATCATTCTCTGTAGTTTTCTCCATTCCTGAGTAATGATGGGTGTATGGAGCTTTTGTTCAAGAATTTTAAGGTTTAAATCAaaataggaacatttttttttctactttgaaTTGCTTAGCAGCGGTATGGTGTAGGTTTAATATTAGTTTGCAACTGTGTAGAAATATCTTTATAAACTTTTGTGTACATACTAAGTTAAGCATGATGAAACGTAAACTTGTATACTTTGTGGATTTATTTTTCTAACAGTGTAATTTGATGGTTTTGGCAGACGGGAAGGGTGCACATAACATAATCTCATCTGCCTCCCAAAGGAGCAAGTTAATAATGAAAAGGGTTAATCTTTCTGTGTGATCGACCTTAATTCCACAGACTTGTTAATAAACGATGCCAtgacttctctctttttttccccccagtctGCATTTAGTTGCTTGAAAGGCTCTTAGATCCAGCCCAGCGCCAGCACAATAGAGAGCCTTTTCATGTTTGGTTTGCCCCATCTGTGTCATCTGGTGGTTTATGCATTAGGAGGTGTTGCCGCATGAATCCAAATGCGCCAGGCAGTTGTTTTATGGACTCTCCCGGCACAAGGAGGAGTTTATAAGTGCTCCGCTCTATTGTCTGTCACTCCCAGCTGACAAGTGTACATTCTGCTCACCATATTTGGTGGGTAATAATAACTAATGAAGCCTGGAacaggccttgttcacagtgaTTTAATCTGTTCCTTGCCTGGGCCGCTCTTTGTAGGTCTGTGGAATGTCCACTTGACACTCATTAGttggcgcatgctttgcatgttccCCATTGTCTCTCCCTAGCTTTTATGGACAGACTTTTCCTGTAAActagataaaaaaaacacctctGCTTTTTTATGTAATAAATCGGCCCATAATGCAGACCGGCTATAGGCAGATGATACCTCTTAATATGTGTAACATATTAAAGGCAGTACTTCTGCATTGTCATAGGGATATTTTATATGACTGTTTGAAGCCCTAGTTCCGTTTTTACCAGTCATGCTCTCAATTTTTTAATGTGCAGGATAATGCATCTGAATTATTTGGCAGTTTACAATGTTTTGTGCGTTGCGTGTCCGTATTTTATGCAACAAATAATTAAAATGACCTGGCTGGCTGTGTACTTCTGGTGCCAATTCCTGTTTAGATGAAATTGCAGCTTTACCGGGCAGAAAGCGGTACGTACCAGTCTCCCTATCCTATCACCATAAGTTAAATTTTATGCACCTAAATTGTATCCTGAAGCCCTGCCCCTTCATAGGGAAACCCACCATCTCGATTATTGCACGAAGCCTTTCGGAACTGGTCCGGAGCTCTCTG from Hyperolius riggenbachi isolate aHypRig1 chromosome 2, aHypRig1.pri, whole genome shotgun sequence encodes the following:
- the MAB21L1 gene encoding putative nucleotidyltransferase MAB21L1, which codes for MIAAQAKLVYHLNKYYNEKCQARKAAISKTIREVCKVVSDVLKEVEVQEPRFISSLNEMDNRYEGLEVISPTEFEVVLYLNQMGVFNFVDDGSLPGCAVLKLSDGRKRSMSLWVEFITASGYLSARKIRSRFQTLVAQAVDKCSYRDVVKMVADTSEVKLRIRDRYVVQITPAFKCTGIWPRSAAHWPLPHIPWPGPNRVAEVKAEGFNLLSKECHTLAGKQSSAESDAWVLQFAEAENRLQLGGCRKKCLSLLKTLRDRHLELPGQPLNNYHMKTLVSYECEKHPRESDWDESCLGDRLNGILLQLISCLQCRRCPHYFLPNLDLFQGKPHSALENAAKQTWRLAREILTNPKSLEKL